The Chryseobacterium sp. 52 genome includes a region encoding these proteins:
- a CDS encoding zinc-binding dehydrogenase, whose amino-acid sequence MQIANGKQLSEIALLVESGTIRPVIDRVFPFEETDQTLEYVKYKSKNPVVHWIFSICTNMRLFLCFIKIIYDLLDYSSLKRKG is encoded by the coding sequence ATGCAGATTGCCAATGGGAAACAGTTATCAGAAATTGCTTTGCTCGTAGAATCAGGAACCATTCGTCCGGTAATTGATAGAGTTTTCCCTTTTGAAGAAACTGATCAAACTTTAGAGTATGTTAAATACAAATCAAAAAATCCAGTAGTTCACTGGATTTTTTCGATATGTACTAATATGCGATTATTTTTATGTTTCATAAAAATAATCTACGATCTACTTGATTACAGTAGCCTTAAAAGAAAAGGATAA
- a CDS encoding collagen-like protein, producing MKKLSFLAATLASALVFSQVQDAMSYQAIIRNSSNQLVSNQNVGMRFSILKGSTTGIVVYSETQTQSTNINGLVTVKIGTGTLVSGSYSTINWGADTYFIKIETDPGGSNNYTITGTSQLLSVPYALYAKTSGSSLPGPQGATGATGATGVTGSQGVQGITGATGAVGPQGLTGATGAQGVTGAQGLTGAIGATGLQGVQGITGATGAVGPQGLTGATGAQGVTGAQGLTGATGATGLQGVQGITGATGAVGPQGLTGATGAQGVTGAQGLTGATGATGLQGVQGITGATGAVGPQGATGATGSGFANGSASGQVYITAGTPFAPSNPVSISGDITMNSSGVTAIGSSKVTTSQIADASVTVAKISTSSGTASSSTYLRGDGTWSTPSSSSSVQLLTGTATVTLPTGGAPGSFTITVNGAAIGDAVIVNPTSNIATGSTNYPPIYTTKVTAANTVTVYIYDSGNAAGLSFSFKATVIK from the coding sequence ATGAAAAAGCTTTCTTTTCTAGCAGCCACTCTGGCTTCTGCTTTAGTGTTTTCGCAAGTGCAGGATGCAATGAGTTATCAGGCTATTATCAGAAATTCAAGTAATCAATTGGTTAGTAATCAAAATGTAGGAATGAGATTCTCTATATTGAAAGGTTCTACAACAGGAATAGTAGTATACTCCGAAACTCAAACTCAGTCTACCAATATAAATGGATTAGTAACTGTAAAAATAGGTACTGGTACTTTAGTGAGCGGTTCTTATTCTACAATTAATTGGGGAGCAGATACTTACTTTATAAAAATAGAAACAGATCCTGGTGGATCAAATAACTATACCATAACAGGAACATCACAATTATTAAGCGTTCCTTACGCTTTATATGCGAAAACTTCAGGGAGTTCCCTTCCTGGACCTCAAGGAGCTACCGGAGCGACAGGCGCTACTGGAGTAACAGGTTCACAAGGAGTTCAGGGAATTACTGGGGCTACGGGAGCAGTAGGTCCGCAGGGATTAACTGGAGCAACAGGAGCACAAGGAGTTACTGGGGCTCAAGGATTAACAGGGGCTATCGGAGCAACAGGATTACAAGGAGTTCAGGGAATTACCGGAGCTACGGGAGCAGTAGGTCCACAAGGATTAACTGGAGCAACAGGAGCACAAGGAGTTACTGGGGCTCAAGGATTAACAGGGGCTACCGGAGCAACAGGATTACAAGGAGTTCAGGGAATTACTGGGGCTACAGGAGCAGTAGGTCCACAAGGATTAACTGGAGCAACAGGAGCACAAGGAGTTACTGGGGCTCAAGGATTAACAGGGGCTACCGGAGCAACAGGATTACAAGGAGTTCAGGGAATTACCGGAGCTACGGGAGCAGTAGGTCCACAGGGGGCTACGGGAGCCACGGGTTCAGGTTTTGCAAATGGTTCTGCTTCAGGGCAGGTCTATATAACAGCAGGAACTCCATTTGCTCCGTCTAATCCGGTAAGTATAAGCGGCGACATCACAATGAACTCTTCCGGAGTTACAGCTATTGGAAGTTCTAAGGTAACAACATCTCAAATCGCTGATGCGTCTGTTACCGTAGCCAAAATATCTACATCTTCTGGTACGGCGAGCTCTTCCACTTATCTTAGAGGAGATGGAACTTGGTCTACACCAAGCAGCAGCAGCAGTGTACAATTATTAACTGGAACAGCTACTGTAACTCTGCCAACAGGAGGAGCTCCAGGCTCATTTACAATTACCGTTAATGGAGCAGCTATAGGTGATGCGGTTATTGTAAATCCAACAAGTAATATTGCAACAGGAAGTACTAATTATCCCCCAATCTACACTACAAAAGTAACAGCAGCAAATACTGTAACTGTTTATATATACGATTCCGGTAATGCTGCCGGGTTATCCTTTTCTTTTAAGGCTACTGTAATCAAGTAG
- a CDS encoding T9SS type A sorting domain-containing protein translates to MKTTFFTLSLFLFSFSIQVSGQETLNTSGINMSGTAGSVTASLGQIFYETTSSSVGNIATGVQQSYEITATLGVNITEISLNLTVFPNPTADILNLKIGFKDYNKYRYDIFDSSGKLLTSQPIFQAQTQIIMASYPAAMYLLKISKEGKAIKIFKVLKTDK, encoded by the coding sequence ATGAAAACTACATTTTTCACACTTTCTTTATTTCTTTTTAGTTTCTCGATTCAGGTTTCGGGACAAGAAACCTTAAATACTAGTGGTATTAATATGTCAGGCACCGCAGGGAGTGTCACAGCTTCTTTAGGCCAAATTTTTTACGAAACAACATCTTCTTCTGTAGGAAATATTGCTACAGGTGTTCAGCAGAGTTATGAAATCACAGCAACATTAGGAGTTAATATCACCGAAATCAGTTTGAACCTTACTGTTTTTCCCAACCCCACAGCAGATATTCTCAATTTGAAAATAGGATTTAAAGATTATAATAAATATCGTTATGATATTTTTGACAGCAGTGGTAAGTTACTGACAAGTCAACCTATTTTTCAGGCACAAACTCAAATTATAATGGCTTCTTATCCAGCTGCAATGTATTTATTAAAAATATCAAAAGAAGGTAAGGCCATCAAAATTTTTAAGGTTTTAAAAACAGATAAATAA
- a CDS encoding glycosyltransferase: protein MFSEGFSLIAVISAMLLNLFKYLQLIPVYLYHKNQLESMKISLCLIVKNEEKVLRRCLESVTKFADEIIIVDTGSTDRTKEIAKQFTDKVFDFEWINDFSAARNFAFSKAVMDYQMWLDADDVVPEKSVTEIIELKKTLKDHVEMVTMKYALSFDQNNNPTFHSTRERLFKRSKNYQWIDPVHECIPLIGNLHYTDIEIWHKKTKPEELSTRNIDIYRALEKKGEAFSARQWYYYARELKDHNETAKAIACYEKFLNLGSGWVEDIITSCHQLAIEYKKMGTKEKILPILFKSFEYDVPRPDICCELGYYYKDEQNYNQAFKWFDLATRLPKSNPVGFVFSDYSGYVPNIEACVCLSLLGEYKKANEYNEKASLSRPDCPSVKQNREYLRDLM, encoded by the coding sequence ATGTTTTCTGAAGGATTTTCTTTGATTGCTGTCATAAGTGCGATGCTTCTCAATCTTTTTAAATATCTACAATTAATACCAGTATATTTATACCATAAAAATCAGTTGGAATCAATGAAAATAAGCTTGTGTCTAATCGTTAAAAATGAGGAGAAAGTTCTGAGGAGATGTTTAGAGAGTGTAACAAAATTTGCAGACGAAATCATCATCGTAGATACCGGTTCTACCGATAGAACTAAAGAAATTGCGAAACAATTTACAGACAAAGTTTTCGATTTTGAATGGATTAATGACTTTTCAGCTGCGCGCAATTTTGCATTTTCCAAAGCGGTTATGGATTATCAGATGTGGTTAGATGCTGATGATGTTGTACCGGAAAAATCAGTTACAGAAATTATTGAACTGAAGAAAACATTGAAGGATCATGTTGAGATGGTCACTATGAAATACGCTTTGTCATTTGATCAAAACAATAATCCTACTTTTCATTCAACACGCGAAAGATTATTTAAAAGAAGTAAAAATTATCAATGGATCGATCCGGTTCATGAATGTATTCCTTTGATTGGTAATTTACATTATACGGATATTGAAATTTGGCATAAAAAAACAAAACCTGAAGAGCTTTCTACAAGAAATATAGATATATATAGAGCTTTAGAGAAGAAAGGAGAAGCGTTTTCTGCAAGACAATGGTATTATTATGCCCGGGAATTGAAAGATCATAATGAGACAGCTAAAGCGATAGCCTGTTATGAAAAGTTTTTAAATTTAGGGTCGGGCTGGGTCGAAGATATAATTACTTCTTGTCATCAATTAGCTATTGAATATAAAAAGATGGGGACTAAAGAAAAAATTCTGCCGATCTTATTCAAAAGCTTTGAATATGATGTTCCGAGACCTGATATTTGTTGTGAATTGGGATATTACTATAAAGATGAACAAAATTACAATCAGGCATTTAAATGGTTTGATTTGGCTACAAGGCTTCCTAAATCTAATCCTGTAGGTTTTGTATTTTCTGATTATTCAGGATATGTCCCTAATATTGAGGCCTGTGTTTGTTTATCTCTTTTAGGAGAGTATAAAAAAGCCAATGAATACAATGAGAAAGCATCTCTTTCAAGACCAGATTGTCCTTCTGTAAAACAAAATAGGGAGTATTTAAGGGATCTTATGTAA
- a CDS encoding DUF3817 domain-containing protein yields MINLYRKTALIEGVSYLILLFIAMPLKYFFNIPYAVKYFGWIHGILFLVFFVCLVIASIKYRWGLIRIAIYLIGSVLPFVPFLFDKKLKKEYP; encoded by the coding sequence ATGATCAATCTATATAGAAAAACAGCTTTAATAGAAGGTGTTTCTTATTTGATTTTGCTCTTCATTGCAATGCCATTAAAATATTTTTTCAATATTCCTTATGCGGTTAAATATTTTGGATGGATTCATGGAATTCTATTTCTTGTATTCTTTGTATGTCTTGTCATTGCATCCATAAAATACCGGTGGGGTTTGATTAGAATTGCCATCTACCTAATAGGTTCTGTTCTCCCTTTTGTTCCCTTTCTGTTCGATAAGAAACTCAAAAAAGAATATCCATAA
- a CDS encoding fatty acid desaturase family protein: MSKKIKFSSSSGSRFYATVRSRVEQYFVENQLSQHANAPMWGKTVFFLAVFTGIYLIIIMGLVPIWMLLLLSALLGMFSAFVGFNVCHDAIHGALSGNKKVNKIFGFIFNLVGANPYVWSITHNVVHHTYTNIPGHDEDIEVAPGLIRIAEEDEVNSIQRYQHWYAFPLYSLASLSWVFRKDYKKFFQKKIGAHQNKHPKVEFFNLFFYKALYYFLFIVLPLLVLDISWWQFLIGFLLLHIAQGLTMGLVFQLAHVVEGTHFPLPNESGQIEEAWAEHQMRTTANFATHNKVAAFFLGGLNRQIEHHLFPKVCHIHYGEISIIVKKTALEFNLPYIENKSFLSALRSHFLMLKKFGKEATVN; the protein is encoded by the coding sequence ATGTCAAAAAAAATAAAATTCTCATCCTCTTCGGGTTCTCGTTTTTATGCAACAGTGAGAAGTAGAGTAGAGCAATATTTCGTTGAGAATCAATTAAGCCAGCATGCTAATGCGCCAATGTGGGGCAAGACCGTATTTTTTCTCGCGGTTTTCACAGGAATTTATCTTATCATAATTATGGGGCTAGTGCCAATTTGGATGCTCTTGCTGCTATCAGCATTACTAGGTATGTTTAGTGCCTTTGTGGGATTCAATGTATGCCACGATGCCATCCATGGTGCGCTTTCAGGCAATAAAAAGGTGAATAAAATATTTGGATTTATTTTTAATCTGGTCGGCGCCAATCCATACGTATGGAGTATTACGCATAATGTAGTCCACCACACCTATACCAATATCCCCGGGCACGATGAGGACATTGAAGTTGCACCGGGATTGATCCGGATTGCTGAAGAAGACGAAGTGAATTCTATTCAAAGGTACCAACACTGGTATGCCTTTCCGCTGTACAGCCTGGCGTCTTTGTCATGGGTGTTTCGTAAGGACTATAAGAAGTTCTTCCAGAAAAAAATTGGAGCACATCAAAACAAACATCCTAAGGTGGAGTTTTTCAATTTGTTTTTTTATAAAGCACTGTATTATTTCCTGTTTATCGTATTGCCACTATTGGTGTTGGATATCAGCTGGTGGCAGTTCCTGATCGGTTTTCTGCTTTTACATATTGCCCAAGGATTAACTATGGGACTTGTATTCCAGCTGGCCCATGTTGTTGAGGGGACCCATTTTCCTTTGCCTAATGAATCCGGACAGATCGAGGAAGCGTGGGCGGAGCATCAGATGCGTACAACAGCAAATTTTGCAACGCATAACAAAGTCGCAGCATTTTTCCTTGGTGGTCTGAACAGGCAGATTGAGCATCATCTGTTTCCTAAAGTCTGCCACATCCATTATGGGGAGATCTCCATCATTGTGAAAAAGACGGCGCTGGAGTTTAATTTGCCTTATATTGAAAACAAAAGCTTTCTATCCGCGCTTCGCTCCCATTTTTTGATGCTGAAAAAATTTGGTAAAGAGGCGACTGTTAATTAG
- a CDS encoding DEAD/DEAH box helicase, whose product MENTVFENCQVINDLLIANKENDARQELIKLLDYHYTNQIEYTPLVNHLIRETGLFPYLDPDTSSWEERFVYDAFKVDVGETTSLTLHREQSFLLKKLLEGKNIAVSAPTSFGKSFVIDAFIKLKKPNNVLIIVPTIALTDETRRRLYKKFAHEYKIITTTEVEPADKNIFIFPQERAINYLNKIEHFDIMIIDEFYKASKNFDKERSPSLIKVIIKLGNKSNQRYFLAPNISSLEENPFTRDMEFIKLDFNTVFLEVNELYQDIGKDEGRKTELLIDILKFKDTKSLIYAGTYSNIDILSNIVNTRFEEKNNELLTNFANWLAKNYSYNWSLTNSVKRGTGIHNGRLHRSLSQIQVKLFEEKNGLNNIISTSSIIEGVNTSAENVILWMNKNGRSGLNDFTYRNIIGRGGRMFKHFVGKIFILDKPPTSEQTLLTLPFPEEILGDLDSEKNSDILTKEQVAKIEYYNEEMSNLLGIEVYKKLKEESVFQSSDSEFIKAIAIDMANKPDNWNGLSYLNSTTRDSWDSSIYRIINLKPGHWETKSSTFVAFIKILSNNWFKTIPELLKLLEPYDIGIDDFFKLERNVSFKFSSLVKDVNTLQKEILKHKNYDISRFVAWTSHAFLPSVVFQLEEYGLPRMISRKVYNSKLIDFYDSNLTIHKTIEVFNELGIETILEKVELDEFDKYILNYFYDGIKINN is encoded by the coding sequence ATGGAAAATACAGTTTTCGAAAATTGTCAAGTAATAAATGATTTACTGATTGCAAATAAGGAAAATGACGCAAGGCAAGAACTTATTAAATTACTTGATTATCACTATACAAATCAAATTGAATATACTCCTCTTGTAAATCATCTGATTCGTGAGACGGGACTTTTTCCATATCTTGACCCCGATACGTCAAGTTGGGAAGAAAGATTTGTTTATGATGCTTTTAAAGTTGATGTTGGAGAAACAACTTCATTAACATTACATCGTGAACAATCATTTTTACTAAAAAAACTTTTAGAGGGCAAAAATATTGCAGTAAGTGCACCTACAAGTTTTGGGAAAAGTTTTGTAATAGATGCTTTTATAAAATTAAAAAAACCTAACAATGTCTTGATTATTGTACCTACAATTGCATTAACTGACGAAACAAGAAGAAGATTATATAAAAAGTTTGCTCACGAATATAAAATAATCACAACCACAGAAGTAGAACCTGCAGATAAAAATATTTTCATTTTCCCACAGGAAAGAGCCATCAATTATCTTAATAAAATTGAACATTTTGATATTATGATAATTGACGAATTTTATAAAGCCAGTAAAAATTTTGATAAAGAACGTTCCCCTAGTCTAATTAAGGTAATTATTAAACTTGGAAATAAATCAAACCAAAGATATTTTTTAGCTCCAAATATTTCTTCATTAGAAGAAAATCCATTTACAAGAGATATGGAGTTTATAAAGCTCGATTTTAATACGGTTTTCTTAGAAGTAAACGAACTATATCAAGACATTGGCAAAGATGAAGGCAGAAAAACTGAATTACTAATCGATATTTTAAAATTTAAAGACACAAAATCTTTAATTTATGCAGGAACATATTCAAATATTGACATTTTATCTAATATTGTAAATACACGTTTTGAAGAAAAAAACAATGAGTTATTGACTAATTTTGCAAATTGGCTAGCAAAAAACTACAGTTACAACTGGTCATTAACAAACTCTGTAAAAAGGGGCACAGGTATTCATAACGGGCGCTTGCATCGTTCACTTAGTCAAATACAAGTTAAACTGTTTGAAGAGAAAAACGGACTCAATAATATTATTTCTACTTCATCAATAATTGAAGGTGTTAATACTTCTGCTGAAAATGTAATCCTTTGGATGAATAAAAATGGACGGTCTGGTTTAAACGACTTTACATATCGCAACATAATTGGTAGAGGTGGTAGAATGTTCAAACATTTTGTAGGAAAGATATTCATATTGGATAAACCTCCTACAAGTGAACAAACTCTATTAACGTTACCTTTTCCAGAGGAAATATTAGGTGATTTAGATAGCGAGAAAAACAGTGATATATTGACCAAAGAACAAGTAGCTAAAATCGAATACTATAACGAAGAAATGTCAAATTTATTAGGCATAGAAGTTTACAAAAAGCTAAAAGAAGAATCAGTTTTTCAATCAAGTGATAGTGAGTTTATTAAGGCGATAGCAATTGATATGGCTAATAAGCCAGATAATTGGAATGGACTTTCATATCTTAATTCAACAACAAGGGATAGCTGGGACAGCAGTATTTATAGAATCATTAATTTAAAACCTGGGCATTGGGAAACTAAGAGTAGTACATTTGTTGCTTTTATAAAAATACTTAGTAACAATTGGTTCAAAACAATTCCTGAATTATTAAAATTGTTAGAACCTTATGATATAGGAATTGATGATTTTTTCAAATTAGAAAGAAATGTATCATTTAAGTTCTCTTCACTTGTAAAAGATGTAAACACACTTCAAAAAGAAATTTTAAAACATAAGAACTATGATATTTCACGATTTGTAGCGTGGACTTCTCATGCCTTTTTACCGTCTGTTGTCTTTCAGCTTGAAGAATATGGTCTTCCAAGAATGATTTCGAGAAAAGTTTACAATTCTAAACTTATTGATTTCTACGATTCAAATCTTACTATTCATAAAACAATTGAAGTTTTTAATGAATTAGGTATTGAGACAATTCTTGAAAAAGTAGAACTGGATGAGTTCGATAAATATATATTAAATTATTTTTATGACGGAATAAAAATAAATAATTAG
- a CDS encoding DUF1837 domain-containing protein codes for MNFDVIINDSFANICIDDTVTSTENKKVLSVINDFENGSWRFEKFQNFIWDNIKETALSHNERLALIDKGEGSILSESAKNLRLVEGEKAFGRGSEIAEIVLYGIMKNHYSALPIVPKIFYKQNKKDEAKGADSVHIVVESEDNFSLWFGESKFYNSIENARLDTIVESVNDSISLDKIKKENSIITNLSDINDFDGISTELKAKIKASLSQDKSIDKIKPILNIPILLLYECEQTKNGTELTDEYQQGIINYHKDRATEYFRKQIAKCSSVHLYEKINFHIILFPVADKEKIVNKFIKIAKVYRD; via the coding sequence ATGAATTTTGATGTTATAATAAACGATTCGTTTGCAAATATTTGTATTGATGATACTGTCACCTCTACTGAAAACAAAAAGGTATTGAGTGTCATTAATGATTTTGAGAATGGCAGTTGGAGGTTTGAAAAGTTTCAAAATTTTATTTGGGACAATATTAAAGAAACAGCCCTAAGTCACAACGAAAGATTAGCATTAATAGATAAAGGAGAGGGCTCTATACTTTCTGAATCAGCAAAAAATCTAAGACTTGTTGAGGGAGAAAAGGCCTTTGGCCGTGGCAGCGAAATTGCAGAAATTGTTCTTTATGGGATAATGAAAAACCATTATTCTGCTTTACCTATTGTTCCCAAAATATTTTATAAGCAAAACAAAAAAGACGAAGCTAAAGGGGCTGATAGTGTACATATCGTTGTAGAATCTGAAGATAATTTTTCGTTATGGTTTGGTGAGTCAAAATTTTATAATAGCATTGAAAATGCAAGACTTGATACAATTGTTGAATCAGTGAATGATTCTATTAGCTTGGATAAAATAAAAAAAGAGAATAGTATTATTACAAACCTTAGTGACATTAATGATTTTGATGGAATTTCTACTGAATTAAAAGCTAAAATAAAAGCAAGTCTATCACAAGATAAATCTATTGACAAAATAAAGCCCATTCTAAATATTCCTATTTTACTTCTGTACGAGTGTGAACAAACAAAAAACGGGACTGAATTAACTGATGAATATCAACAAGGAATTATAAACTACCATAAAGATAGAGCAACCGAGTATTTTAGAAAACAAATAGCAAAGTGTTCAAGTGTTCATTTATATGAGAAGATTAATTTTCATATTATTCTTTTTCCTGTTGCAGATAAAGAAAAAATAGTAAACAAGTTTATTAAAATAGCTAAAGTTTATCGAGATTAA
- a CDS encoding helix-turn-helix domain-containing protein — protein MTDINEKICLYITKKWLIPWLQEGKSQNSFAKNHGVEESTIRKIKSEETYRIPVETLFRICEARKISLSDFFKLINE, from the coding sequence ATGACAGATATAAACGAAAAAATTTGTTTATACATTACAAAAAAATGGTTGATACCTTGGCTTCAAGAAGGCAAGTCACAAAATTCTTTTGCCAAAAATCATGGTGTAGAAGAAAGTACTATCAGAAAAATTAAAAGTGAAGAAACTTACAGAATACCAGTTGAAACACTTTTTAGAATATGTGAAGCAAGAAAAATTAGTTTATCTGATTTCTTTAAACTTATAAATGAATAA
- a CDS encoding PIG-L family deacetylase → MFKKVSTVFILVFYMVFCSAQQVRPSKSSEIYRELKTLKQLPKVLYLAAHPDDENTGLLSWLINDQNVETGYLSLTRGDGGQNLLGTEQGAALGLIRTHELLEARKLDGAQQFFTRAIDFGFSKNTTDTFKQWNADNITADVVWVIRKFRPDVIICRFPPTAAAGHGQHAASAVVAEKAFKLAGDKNAFPNQLKYVNVWQPKRVLWNTFRFGGVNTTAENQLKITVGQYDAQLGMGYGELAGLSRSLHKSQGAGTQSVAGIRTEYFAHVIGEPAKATLFDGVVKTWTAKGNADIDQSLDKIISAFNFNNPDLSLPALLVLRKKVMELKDADLKRDKIKSLDNIILSCAGFMGEVVTNQAEAVAGDNYNFRLNLISRATNPVVLENVKWLSTPESFNRKLSKDSLITIEHKIQIPADAALTEPYWLAKPPTNAATFSVPNDTLIGLPEAESPLNVLLSLRIGSEKFQVKLPLSFKKLDPVRGDVVEALRIVPALELKFTQPLYLVKENEDLHLSLNVKINSNKQYSKGILNLMYNGERLGSADVNSINGKDFTIDYVIPKNKLAEIHSARLQLDANFVADGITYNKKQVLIQYPHLPSLQYFAPASVIVMKGDIQAKVKKVGYIEGAGDFIPEFLRMAGVQVDVLKDEDFYGNVDESGGSGSQNKLSQYDAIVLGIRANNTEKKLGRWMPFLWSYVKAGGNLVMQYNTNQDTTVDQLGIYNFSIANKRVTEENAAVTILNPNHKLLNFPNKITADDFKGWVQERGAYFPAQWDAAYEPLFEMHDTDEEPLQGSTLYAKYGKGNFIYTPLAFFRQLPAGNVGAARLFLNFLSAQKN, encoded by the coding sequence ATGTTCAAAAAAGTAAGCACTGTATTTATCCTTGTCTTTTATATGGTTTTCTGTTCGGCCCAGCAGGTCCGACCTTCCAAATCATCTGAAATTTACCGCGAACTCAAAACACTTAAACAGCTGCCTAAAGTTTTATACCTGGCAGCTCATCCCGATGATGAAAATACAGGATTACTCTCCTGGTTAATCAACGACCAAAATGTAGAAACGGGCTATTTGTCTTTAACGAGAGGGGATGGTGGTCAGAATTTACTAGGCACAGAGCAAGGTGCAGCATTGGGTTTAATCAGAACGCATGAGCTTTTAGAGGCAAGAAAGTTAGACGGCGCTCAACAGTTTTTTACCCGGGCGATTGATTTCGGGTTCTCTAAAAATACCACCGATACCTTTAAACAATGGAATGCAGATAATATTACAGCGGATGTAGTTTGGGTAATCCGTAAATTCCGTCCGGATGTTATCATTTGTCGTTTTCCGCCTACTGCTGCGGCAGGACACGGACAACATGCGGCTTCGGCTGTGGTTGCAGAAAAAGCTTTTAAGCTGGCAGGTGATAAAAATGCTTTCCCAAATCAACTAAAATATGTGAATGTATGGCAACCAAAACGTGTATTGTGGAATACTTTCCGATTTGGTGGGGTCAATACGACTGCTGAAAATCAACTGAAAATTACCGTTGGGCAATATGATGCACAACTGGGAATGGGCTATGGTGAATTGGCAGGATTAAGCAGAAGTTTACATAAAAGCCAGGGTGCGGGAACACAATCTGTAGCCGGGATAAGAACTGAATATTTTGCCCACGTTATTGGCGAGCCTGCAAAAGCAACACTTTTTGATGGAGTCGTTAAAACCTGGACCGCAAAAGGAAACGCTGATATCGACCAGTCATTAGATAAAATTATTTCTGCTTTCAATTTCAATAATCCTGACCTTAGCTTACCTGCTTTGCTTGTTTTGCGAAAAAAGGTTATGGAATTAAAAGATGCAGACCTAAAAAGAGATAAAATTAAATCTCTAGACAATATCATTTTAAGTTGCGCTGGGTTTATGGGTGAGGTCGTTACCAATCAGGCTGAAGCTGTTGCCGGAGATAACTACAATTTCAGGTTAAATCTGATTTCAAGAGCTACAAACCCTGTTGTTTTAGAAAATGTAAAATGGTTAAGTACGCCAGAAAGTTTCAACAGAAAACTATCAAAAGATTCTTTAATTACCATTGAGCATAAAATTCAGATTCCCGCAGATGCAGCACTTACAGAACCTTACTGGCTGGCAAAACCTCCCACGAATGCGGCAACTTTCTCAGTTCCAAATGATACTTTAATCGGCTTGCCTGAGGCGGAATCACCACTGAATGTGCTGCTTAGTTTAAGAATCGGTTCGGAAAAGTTTCAGGTTAAACTTCCTTTATCTTTCAAGAAATTAGATCCGGTGCGTGGTGATGTGGTCGAAGCCCTGCGAATTGTTCCTGCATTGGAACTGAAATTTACACAGCCACTGTATTTGGTCAAAGAAAATGAAGATTTACATTTGAGTTTAAATGTTAAGATTAATTCCAACAAACAATACAGTAAAGGGATTCTAAACCTGATGTATAACGGAGAACGATTAGGCAGCGCCGATGTAAATTCGATCAATGGGAAAGATTTCACCATCGATTATGTTATTCCAAAAAATAAGCTTGCCGAAATACATTCGGCTCGTCTGCAATTGGATGCCAATTTTGTTGCAGATGGAATCACTTATAATAAAAAACAAGTATTAATTCAGTACCCGCATTTACCCTCTTTACAATATTTTGCGCCTGCAAGTGTCATCGTAATGAAAGGCGATATTCAGGCGAAGGTTAAAAAAGTGGGTTACATAGAAGGTGCTGGCGATTTCATTCCTGAGTTCCTACGCATGGCAGGTGTTCAGGTTGATGTCCTGAAAGACGAAGATTTTTATGGCAACGTAGATGAATCTGGCGGAAGTGGTAGTCAAAACAAACTGTCGCAATATGATGCCATCGTATTGGGTATTCGTGCCAATAACACGGAGAAAAAACTGGGTCGCTGGATGCCTTTTTTATGGTCTTATGTGAAAGCCGGGGGTAATTTGGTGATGCAGTATAACACCAACCAGGATACAACAGTTGACCAATTGGGGATCTACAATTTCAGTATCGCGAATAAGAGGGTTACCGAAGAAAATGCTGCGGTTACGATTTTAAATCCAAATCATAAATTGCTCAACTTTCCGAACAAAATTACTGCGGATGATTTTAAAGGTTGGGTCCAGGAGCGTGGCGCCTATTTCCCTGCTCAATGGGACGCAGCGTATGAACCGCTCTTTGAAATGCACGATACAGATGAAGAGCCACTGCAGGGATCAACTTTATATGCCAAATACGGGAAGGGTAATTTTATATATACTCCGTTGGCATTTTTCAGACAGCTGCCTGCGGGAAATGTGGGTGCGGCACGTTTATTTTTAAACTTTTTATCTGCACAGAAAAACTGA